CCTCCATGTCAGGAAGATAAACCTCCGGGATCGGGCCTTTATTTTCGATCGTCAAGTAAGAGATGCAGCGGCGGGCGTCGAGGCGATAGGCTTCCCTCAAGGCCCCGGTCGGGCAGGCATCCAGGCAGAGACGACATGTTCCGCATCCGGGTAAGGCGGGGGGGTCTTCCGTCAGTCTAAGATCGGTGACCACCTCTGCTAGGAAGACCCAGGAACCATAATCGGTCGTGATCAGATTGGTGTTTTTTCCGATGAAACCGATGCCCGCCCGTTCCGCAAAGGCCCGCTCCAGAAGAGGACCATGATCGACATAGCCTTTCCAGCAGCTTCCTCCCATCATTTCAATTTTTGTAATCAGTTTTTTTAATTTACCCTCTATGATTGCATGGTAATCCTCTCCCCAAGCATAGCGGGCGACCTTCCCTGTTCCCTCTGGCGCCGGGGCACTGTGTCCGCCCTCTCTTTCTCTTTGGGCTGCCGGAAAATAGTTCAGTGCCAGGGAGATGATCGATTGGGCCTCCGGGAAGCGGCGTTTCGGATCGTAGCGAACTTCCGGGGTGTTTTGAAGGTAGGCCATTTCTCCGGAGAACCCATCGGACAGCCAGTTCATGTAGTTCTGTCCGGCCTCAGATGCCGGATCGGCAGAGGTGATCCCGACACGATGGAATCCGAGAGCTAGGGCAATTTCCTTAATCTCTGAAGTGAGGTTCTGTTTTTCTGGATGGGCTCTTTTTGTTT
The Candidatus Manganitrophaceae bacterium DNA segment above includes these coding regions:
- the queG gene encoding tRNA epoxyqueuosine(34) reductase QueG, with protein sequence MARTTETKRAHPEKQNLTSEIKEIALALGFHRVGITSADPASEAGQNYMNWLSDGFSGEMAYLQNTPEVRYDPKRRFPEAQSIISLALNYFPAAQREREGGHSAPAPEGTGKVARYAWGEDYHAIIEGKLKKLITKIEMMGGSCWKGYVDHGPLLERAFAERAGIGFIGKNTNLITTDYGSWVFLAEVVTDLRLTEDPPALPGCGTCRLCLDACPTGALREAYRLDARRCISYLTIENKGPIPEVYLPDMEGWIFGCDICQEVCPYNWKPVPTDEARLGPAQGSGPLLSIDEIRAIPDNQTFKEVFAQTPLVRAKLKGLVRNANALSPSPELPKITRPEQNAEERSASARPPRSASKRQNQSQS